One segment of Rhodopirellula baltica SH 1 DNA contains the following:
- a CDS encoding DUF58 domain-containing protein: MTTDFCPWANRFVYWLKEPIGWFVLATAISVIVGLYLSPIGWVLAASLTAIIVVGMAWPLVAVYVTTCELRPEADSVHEGDACRMLVAVRHRLPIPVWGLAVEGYLDCEGDEAVPTVGLACVAPLCVSEYGITVHPSLRGHYPIQLPQVACSFPFGIWTARRNLTTMKSLTVWPKVYPVQGVCPIIGLTSTDQGDGNRGGRSGDFIGVRNYRRGDSAKHINWVASAKVDSLVVTERGGPQSVELDVFIDTTLHPSTAMSLSCDEHAGPTGRELLANRIRMAASVLINLQQSGVPMRVTIGSQSLRLARGSQGRQQILNALTEIPADGTAAVAQRKRTGKNARIEFSSDRFGSEIVQVIDPRGGRRAGGRSVMKQIESCDALADQILCFWTEVRDADSAA, translated from the coding sequence ATGACAACCGACTTTTGTCCCTGGGCAAATCGTTTTGTTTATTGGCTCAAAGAACCCATCGGTTGGTTCGTTCTCGCAACCGCAATCAGCGTGATCGTTGGTCTGTACCTCAGCCCAATCGGCTGGGTCCTAGCCGCATCGTTGACCGCGATCATCGTTGTCGGCATGGCGTGGCCTTTGGTCGCCGTGTACGTCACCACATGTGAGTTGCGTCCCGAGGCGGACTCCGTTCACGAGGGCGATGCATGCCGAATGCTGGTCGCCGTCCGCCACCGACTTCCCATTCCCGTTTGGGGATTGGCCGTCGAAGGCTACCTGGACTGCGAAGGCGATGAAGCGGTTCCCACCGTTGGACTCGCGTGCGTCGCACCGTTGTGTGTCAGTGAATATGGAATCACCGTCCATCCGTCGCTGCGAGGTCACTACCCCATTCAATTGCCACAAGTGGCTTGTTCCTTTCCATTTGGAATTTGGACGGCGCGTCGCAACTTGACGACGATGAAGTCGCTCACCGTCTGGCCCAAGGTTTATCCGGTGCAGGGCGTGTGCCCCATCATCGGACTGACCAGCACCGATCAGGGCGACGGCAATCGCGGCGGTCGCAGCGGAGACTTCATTGGAGTACGCAACTATCGACGTGGCGACTCAGCGAAACACATCAACTGGGTCGCATCCGCCAAAGTGGACTCATTGGTCGTGACGGAACGTGGTGGCCCGCAGTCGGTTGAACTCGATGTCTTCATCGACACCACGTTGCATCCATCCACCGCGATGTCGCTCTCGTGTGACGAACACGCCGGACCAACTGGACGCGAACTGCTGGCCAATCGAATTCGCATGGCCGCCAGCGTCTTGATCAACCTGCAGCAATCCGGTGTCCCGATGCGAGTGACGATTGGTTCGCAAAGCCTGCGACTGGCGAGAGGCAGCCAAGGCAGGCAGCAAATCCTCAACGCTCTCACCGAGATTCCCGCCGATGGAACCGCCGCTGTCGCCCAGCGGAAACGGACCGGCAAGAACGCAAGGATCGAGTTTTCATCCGATCGTTTCGGCAGCGAAATCGTGCAAGTGATCGATCCTCGCGGCGGACGCCGAGCCGGCGGGCGATCGGTAATGAAACAGATCGAATCGTGCGATGCACTGGCCGACCAGATCTTGTGTTTTTGGACGGAGGTGCGTGATGCAGACTCCGCCGCGTAG